One window of Chloroflexus aggregans DSM 9485 genomic DNA carries:
- a CDS encoding response regulator, translating into MSFILIVDDNFDNRHILGQMLSFSGFPVEMAANALTAINIARQRRPSLILMDLSMPGLDGWTATEYVKNDPDLRDIPVVAVSGHVTRNDIERAKRAGCVEFLAKPIDYDQLVTIARRYVQHNST; encoded by the coding sequence ATGAGCTTTATCTTAATCGTCGACGATAACTTCGATAATCGCCATATTCTCGGCCAAATGCTCAGTTTCAGCGGATTTCCCGTTGAGATGGCAGCAAATGCACTCACAGCAATCAACATCGCTCGCCAACGGCGTCCTAGTCTCATCTTAATGGATTTGTCGATGCCCGGACTCGATGGATGGACGGCCACCGAATACGTTAAAAACGACCCCGATCTCCGCGATATTCCGGTGGTCGCCGTCAGTGGTCACGTCACCCGCAATGACATTGAGCGAGCTAAACGTGCCGGATGTGTAGAGTTTTTAGCCAAACCGATTGATTATGACCAGCTCGTGACCATTGCCCGTCGCTACGTCCAACATAACTCAACATAA
- a CDS encoding methyltransferase domain-containing protein: MDPNLLPLITCPHHPTVTLTVEQIEHANDGTIERGYLRCPHCTRRYPITEGILDVLGTQWPTSIAQLVNELPPAAWAYERTWRPLALSLLSGEQFPLERELNLITELAGVERGGLIIDVGCSNGLYARALAHACRHHGANGFVVGIDLSRPMLREARIRARAQKLNISFIRASAQALPFADSSANVLVMGGSLNEIGDIAAALAEWRRLITPDGRGVLMSLAAAPTSGGRLLQSLLSTGGLQFPTITELNRAFADAGLYVRDQWQYGIVVFSVVQVFDEMA; the protein is encoded by the coding sequence ATGGACCCTAACCTGCTTCCGCTCATTACCTGCCCGCACCACCCTACCGTCACCTTAACGGTCGAGCAAATCGAGCATGCGAACGATGGCACTATCGAACGCGGTTATCTGCGCTGTCCACACTGTACGAGAAGGTATCCGATCACTGAGGGGATTCTTGACGTGCTCGGTACTCAATGGCCCACAAGTATCGCGCAGTTGGTAAACGAATTGCCACCGGCGGCATGGGCGTATGAACGAACGTGGCGACCTCTCGCCCTCAGCCTCCTCAGTGGAGAGCAATTTCCGCTTGAACGCGAGCTAAACCTGATCACCGAATTGGCCGGTGTCGAGCGTGGTGGCCTGATAATCGATGTGGGATGTAGTAATGGTCTGTATGCCCGAGCCTTGGCCCACGCTTGCCGTCACCACGGCGCAAATGGGTTTGTCGTCGGGATCGATCTTAGTCGCCCGATGTTACGCGAAGCCCGCATACGTGCCCGCGCGCAAAAGCTGAACATCAGCTTCATTCGTGCCAGTGCCCAAGCCTTACCGTTTGCCGATAGCTCGGCCAACGTGTTGGTGATGGGCGGCTCCCTCAACGAAATCGGCGACATCGCGGCTGCCTTGGCCGAATGGCGCCGCTTGATAACCCCTGATGGTCGTGGCGTGCTCATGAGTCTGGCTGCAGCCCCTACATCCGGTGGGCGCTTGCTCCAGTCACTGCTCAGTACCGGTGGCCTCCAATTCCCCACTATCACCGAACTTAACCGGGCTTTCGCCGACGCCGGCCTCTACGTGCGTGATCAATGGCAATACGGGATTGTGGTATTTAGTGTCGTGCAGGTATTTGACGAGATGGCCTAA
- a CDS encoding NAD(P)/FAD-dependent oxidoreductase → MPSPNQTAPQPATRPRVVIVGAGFGGLAAARTLANAPVEVLLINRTNYHGFWPLLYQVATAGLEPESIAYPVRAILRRYRNANFLLAEVQGVDFTRRCVQTDVGEISYDYLILAAGSTTNFFGNNQIARYALGMKDLDEAQRLRNHVLLCCERAAVESDPTRRAALLTFAVVGGGPTGVELAGAFIELIRHVIRRDYPMLDTRQARVVLIEATNHILASFPESLQHAALQRLRQMGVEVRLQTQVADAHHDGLTFRDGSFLPAATVVWATGVRGAPLADALGVTLGRGARVVVTPHLTLPADERVFVVGDMAYLEGYRPGVAYPMVAPVAIQMGEQAARNIIAQLNHQPMLPFHYIDKGQMATIGRSAAVLDAFGIRLSGWLAWVGWLFVHLIALVGFRNRVLVLLNWAYSYFTYDRGVRLIFGVGAERQPAVVEYDEVNDH, encoded by the coding sequence ATGCCTTCGCCCAACCAAACTGCCCCACAACCGGCAACCCGTCCACGGGTTGTCATCGTTGGCGCCGGATTCGGCGGATTAGCCGCCGCTCGTACCCTCGCCAATGCACCGGTTGAGGTCTTGCTTATCAACCGCACCAACTATCACGGCTTCTGGCCGTTGCTTTACCAGGTTGCTACAGCGGGTCTTGAACCCGAATCAATTGCGTATCCGGTACGCGCCATCTTGCGCCGCTATCGCAACGCAAACTTTCTGCTCGCCGAAGTGCAAGGTGTCGACTTTACCCGCCGCTGTGTCCAGACCGATGTCGGCGAGATAAGCTACGATTACCTCATCCTGGCTGCGGGCAGCACGACTAACTTCTTTGGCAATAATCAGATTGCACGTTATGCGTTGGGCATGAAAGACCTTGACGAAGCACAACGCCTGCGCAATCACGTCCTCCTCTGCTGTGAGCGTGCCGCAGTCGAGAGTGACCCAACACGGCGTGCTGCGTTACTGACCTTTGCCGTTGTTGGTGGTGGGCCAACCGGGGTCGAGCTAGCCGGTGCTTTCATCGAGCTGATTCGACACGTCATTCGCCGCGATTATCCGATGCTCGATACCCGACAGGCCCGGGTCGTGCTGATCGAGGCAACCAACCATATCCTCGCTTCATTTCCTGAGTCGCTCCAACACGCGGCCCTACAACGCCTCCGGCAGATGGGTGTCGAGGTACGCCTCCAGACGCAAGTAGCCGACGCTCATCACGATGGCTTGACCTTCCGCGACGGCTCATTTTTGCCGGCTGCGACGGTCGTGTGGGCCACCGGCGTGCGCGGCGCACCTCTCGCCGATGCGCTCGGCGTGACGCTCGGTCGTGGTGCGCGTGTAGTCGTGACACCACACCTAACGCTACCGGCGGACGAGCGAGTTTTCGTAGTCGGCGATATGGCGTATTTGGAAGGATACCGTCCGGGTGTTGCCTATCCAATGGTCGCACCGGTTGCGATCCAAATGGGTGAACAGGCCGCTCGTAATATTATCGCCCAGCTCAACCATCAACCGATGCTGCCGTTTCACTACATCGATAAAGGGCAGATGGCAACGATCGGACGCAGTGCAGCCGTGCTTGATGCCTTCGGTATCCGATTGAGCGGTTGGTTAGCTTGGGTCGGCTGGCTGTTTGTGCATCTCATAGCACTGGTCGGCTTTCGTAATCGAGTCTTAGTATTGCTGAATTGGGCGTACAGCTACTTTACCTATGACCGTGGGGTGCGCCTCATTTTTGGAGTTGGCGCTGAAAGGCAGCCCGCTGTCGTCGAATATGATGAGGTCAATGACCATTAA
- a CDS encoding MauE/DoxX family redox-associated membrane protein, producing MKPSLILRRVARIGIVLLRYAFGATFAYGAYHKITRGWMTTPIMREHFEQRLTEIDPNSFSAAYLRHFAIPFYRPIAWILTIGQVIVAISMLTGKGVRQSAALALFLLVNITAGSYFNAGMPPYLITAVLLMLDNQEGRLAWDELSDTTTVFMVGKRDDR from the coding sequence ATGAAACCCTCGCTTATACTACGACGGGTGGCGCGGATTGGTATTGTATTGTTGCGCTATGCGTTTGGGGCGACATTTGCCTACGGAGCTTACCATAAAATTACACGTGGTTGGATGACCACGCCGATCATGCGTGAGCATTTTGAGCAACGATTGACCGAGATCGATCCCAACAGCTTTAGTGCCGCGTATCTTCGTCATTTTGCGATACCGTTCTATCGCCCGATTGCGTGGATTTTGACGATAGGGCAGGTGATTGTTGCGATAAGCATGTTGACCGGTAAGGGGGTGCGGCAGAGTGCAGCGTTGGCTCTGTTTTTGCTGGTAAATATTACGGCAGGTTCGTATTTTAACGCGGGTATGCCACCGTATCTAATTACGGCAGTGTTGTTAATGTTGGATAACCAAGAGGGACGGTTGGCGTGGGATGAACTATCCGATACCACCACGGTCTTTATGGTGGGCAAGCGTGATGATAGGTAA